A window of Methanosarcinales archaeon contains these coding sequences:
- a CDS encoding type II secretion system F family protein, with the protein MEESRKWMKLRYFLKSPQEKMKKEPIYALVFAIPIALIFLIIAGWKTGLTPAFDHVVYFTVLIIIVPPGYLQIVHIRKIKKIEEYFPNFLRDISEMNRSGMTLTRAVNTVAKGEYGDLSEEIKLIDASLSWGISFEESLNRFAERVSTSLIFRSVALINQAGKAGGNVPDVLEVAAKDAYTIKMMERERFSSMIVYVVIVYMSFFVFLFVIGILTYSFIPVMADAANQAGASGPQAAQFIQRFDPEEFNRLFFHAGLIQGFASGLVAGQMGEGNMVAGLKHSVILSLVAWITFVFII; encoded by the coding sequence ATGGAAGAGTCCAGAAAATGGATGAAGCTTCGTTATTTCTTGAAATCACCACAGGAAAAAATGAAGAAAGAACCTATATATGCATTGGTTTTTGCAATTCCTATTGCATTAATCTTCTTAATCATTGCCGGTTGGAAAACTGGATTGACCCCTGCTTTTGATCATGTGGTTTATTTTACTGTATTGATAATTATAGTCCCTCCAGGTTATCTTCAAATTGTACACATCCGAAAAATTAAAAAAATTGAAGAATATTTCCCGAATTTCTTAAGAGATATTTCTGAGATGAATCGTTCAGGTATGACCCTGACACGAGCAGTTAATACGGTTGCTAAAGGTGAGTACGGCGACCTGAGTGAAGAGATCAAATTAATTGATGCTTCGTTGTCATGGGGTATATCGTTTGAAGAATCTCTAAATAGGTTTGCAGAAAGGGTCTCAACCTCACTAATTTTCCGATCAGTGGCCTTAATTAATCAGGCAGGTAAGGCAGGTGGCAATGTACCGGATGTATTGGAGGTAGCTGCCAAAGATGCATATACCATTAAAATGATGGAGAGAGAGAGATTCAGTAGCATGATCGTGTATGTGGTTATTGTATATATGTCATTTTTTGTTTTCCTCTTCGTTATCGGAATTCTTACATACTCATTCATACCAGTAATGGCTGACGCAGCAAATCAAGCCGGAGCATCGGGCCCGCAAGCAGCACAATTTATTCAGAGATTTGATCCAGAAGAATTTAATAGATTATTCTTCCATGCCGGGTTGATACAGGGTTTTGCTTCTGGACTGGTTGCAGGTCAAATGGGTGAAGGAAACATGGTTGCAGGACTTAAACATTCTGTTATCCTTTC
- a CDS encoding type II secretion system F family protein, which yields MAVNFITSYAFQLFGGYFKKRRTKYFSLRQELLKTRLNISYDMYLSLAVLCSIIMAIIGLLFAVIIISAFGTPDITLSRSIFTVIIAGFHEYKNLALKIISVTIVILIFGGGTYLGFLNIPRIINSGRKNKINVMLPYAVHYMSAMSGAGVVPVDIYSSLAKNKIYGEAAVEAAYVVRNVKILGHDLVSAMKNVAATTPSYRFQEFLQGSITIVASGGDLERYFKLKAEQFVTESKREQNEFLETLGVIAETYVTAFVAGPLFLIVMMAVMATMGGMQMILIYLLIYLVIPVGSLIFVILVNAITPEV from the coding sequence ATGGCAGTTAATTTTATTACGAGTTATGCCTTCCAATTATTTGGCGGTTACTTTAAAAAGAGACGTACCAAATATTTTAGCCTGCGGCAGGAACTTCTGAAAACACGACTTAATATCAGTTATGATATGTATCTGTCATTAGCAGTTTTATGTTCGATAATAATGGCCATTATTGGATTGTTATTTGCTGTTATAATCATTTCAGCTTTCGGGACTCCTGATATAACATTATCACGGTCCATATTCACAGTTATTATTGCAGGATTCCATGAATATAAGAACCTGGCATTAAAAATCATTAGTGTAACAATTGTTATTCTAATTTTTGGCGGAGGAACCTATCTTGGATTCCTGAATATACCCAGGATCATAAATAGCGGTAGGAAAAACAAAATAAATGTTATGCTTCCTTATGCTGTCCATTATATGTCAGCTATGTCAGGGGCAGGTGTTGTTCCTGTTGATATTTATTCAAGTCTTGCCAAGAATAAAATATATGGTGAGGCTGCGGTTGAAGCTGCATATGTGGTTCGGAATGTTAAGATACTTGGTCATGATCTGGTTTCTGCCATGAAAAATGTGGCAGCAACTACCCCGTCCTATAGGTTTCAGGAATTTCTTCAAGGATCGATAACGATTGTAGCCTCTGGTGGAGATTTAGAAAGATATTTTAAATTAAAAGCCGAACAATTCGTAACTGAAAGCAAGCGAGAACAAAACGAGTTTCTTGAAACACTTGGTGTGATAGCTGAGACTTATGTTACTGCTTTTGTTGCTGGCCCGCTTTTTTTGATTGTCATGATGGCAGTAATGGCAACCATGGGCGGAATGCAAATGATTTTAATATATTTGTTGATCTATCTTGTGATCCCGGTTGGAAGTCTTATTTTTGTAATTCTCGTAAATGCAATAACACCTGAGGTGTGA
- the tadA gene encoding Flp pilus assembly complex ATPase component TadA yields the protein MDDSRPILNNSTDSEDVKIKVMEHELKENDRLLSDFIIPDGEKIDSDNLKSRVGDSSVIEHRRVVLPETVESVWEKTLKEITQIEEEEPVQPEIIKLPLKPTLIQRIVRRFERKKIILEDYNPEKHGPLVDLTMSEDASNDEVKLYPVNEPYAYIRVSYNPTTHTYLYQALEPELSTGEMELFNELKMRLSETLDVNLKELEDQGAKKYLKDKANDILWDYQIELDTLSFTKIMYHVYSEFMGYGKIDPLMHDPYLEDISCDGPFTPIFVYHRKYESIETDVIFEDEIELDAFVVRIAQICGRHISIADPLLDATMPDGSRIQMTLGREVTTRGSSYTIRKFKESPLTPPDLIDFHTYSTATVAYLWLAAENNRNIIFAGGTASGKTTTMNAIALFIPPETKIVSIEDTRELNIPHPNWIAGVTRETFTGGETGGIDMYDLLRAALRQRPEYLVVGEVRGAEAYVLFQAMSTGHTTFSTMHADSVTSVVHRLENPPINVPRIMLQALDIVIVQVQVRIGEERVRRAKSITEIVGVDPRTGELLTNEVFTWVASKDEYNYSGRSYVLETIMHNRGWDEAYLKDELKRRQEILEWARMKNVKHYEDVAKIVVTYYREPDTLMKIVRQELYGS from the coding sequence ATGGATGACTCCAGACCAATATTAAATAATTCAACAGATTCTGAAGATGTAAAAATCAAAGTTATGGAACATGAATTAAAGGAGAATGATAGATTATTATCAGATTTTATTATCCCTGACGGGGAAAAAATAGATTCCGATAATTTAAAATCCCGTGTTGGCGATAGTAGTGTGATCGAGCACAGAAGAGTAGTACTTCCTGAAACTGTTGAATCGGTCTGGGAGAAGACCCTAAAAGAGATCACACAGATAGAAGAAGAGGAACCGGTCCAACCCGAAATAATAAAATTACCTCTGAAACCAACGTTAATTCAGCGTATTGTCAGGCGATTTGAGAGAAAGAAGATTATTCTTGAAGACTATAATCCTGAAAAGCATGGTCCTCTGGTTGATCTTACTATGAGTGAAGACGCTTCCAATGATGAAGTTAAACTCTATCCAGTCAATGAACCGTATGCTTATATCAGGGTCTCATATAACCCTACAACACATACGTATCTTTATCAGGCCCTGGAACCGGAACTGTCCACTGGAGAAATGGAACTTTTCAATGAATTGAAGATGAGACTTTCAGAAACCCTGGATGTGAATCTCAAAGAGTTAGAAGACCAAGGTGCAAAGAAATATCTGAAAGATAAAGCGAATGATATTTTGTGGGATTATCAGATTGAACTGGATACGCTTTCATTCACAAAAATAATGTATCATGTTTATTCCGAGTTCATGGGGTATGGAAAGATAGATCCATTGATGCATGATCCGTATCTTGAAGATATTTCCTGTGATGGTCCATTTACGCCAATATTTGTATATCACAGAAAATACGAATCAATAGAAACAGACGTCATTTTTGAGGATGAAATTGAACTCGATGCTTTTGTGGTGAGAATTGCACAGATATGCGGTAGGCACATCTCTATAGCAGATCCCCTGCTGGATGCCACAATGCCAGATGGTTCAAGGATACAGATGACGTTGGGTAGAGAAGTTACCACACGAGGAAGTTCCTACACGATAAGAAAATTCAAGGAAAGTCCGCTTACACCACCAGATCTTATTGATTTTCATACATATTCCACAGCCACAGTGGCATATCTATGGCTCGCAGCCGAGAATAACAGAAATATAATTTTCGCTGGCGGCACTGCCTCTGGAAAAACAACAACAATGAATGCTATTGCACTATTTATTCCCCCTGAAACCAAAATCGTTTCAATAGAAGATACCAGGGAATTAAATATTCCACACCCCAACTGGATTGCCGGTGTGACCCGTGAGACCTTTACAGGAGGAGAAACGGGGGGTATTGATATGTATGATCTGTTAAGGGCAGCTTTGAGACAACGTCCTGAATACCTTGTAGTTGGTGAAGTACGAGGAGCTGAAGCTTATGTACTGTTCCAGGCCATGAGTACCGGCCATACCACATTCTCAACTATGCATGCGGATTCTGTAACCTCAGTTGTTCATCGACTTGAAAATCCACCCATCAATGTTCCCAGGATCATGCTTCAGGCCCTTGATATTGTAATTGTCCAGGTGCAGGTAAGGATCGGTGAAGAACGAGTAAGACGTGCAAAATCAATAACTGAGATCGTTGGTGTTGATCCAAGGACAGGGGAATTATTAACAAACGAAGTGTTTACCTGGGTGGCATCAAAAGACGAATACAATTATTCAGGCCGATCATACGTACTCGAAACTATTATGCACAACCGAGGATGGGATGAAGCATATCTTAAGGACGAATTAAAACGAAGGCAGGAAATCCTTGAATGGGCACGTATGAAAAATGTAAAGCACTATGAGGATGTCGCCAAGATCGTTGTTACCTATTATCGCGAACCTGATACACTGATGAAAATTGTGAGGCAAGAATTGTATGGCAGTTAA